In the genome of Chryseobacterium arthrosphaerae, one region contains:
- a CDS encoding T9SS type A sorting domain-containing protein, which translates to MKKIFLTLCVSGCSIAYAQHLNFSDAKFKALLLSSNATNHIVQDFNGNSIAIDTNGDGEIQLSEAQQVKVLTIRMDPDQAYINPGGNTSDPANIKTAYYNSHLPDGISDAQLFPNLEELYFWNTKTANISFSNNSTIKKVQGRPFYYDLSQGGQYIASPINLSFDNCPGIQNIADVIAYQISGNPWSPDENSLRIKNCQQINGNALISSAELRELYIENSSIQTITFDSCKFLEKITVPHLNTLTKIAITGGYFPSTTANSNQNIELIANNCTNLQEVIADTDHYDSNGSYFSAINLNGCSSLKKIKGLNTPTVDFSAAGLTNLEELDCAFYNRYVYYTTSGVYFGNVNTLNLAGLPKLKVLKAFNQKIANNVNFSAAQALENIDVTNTCGYMNTVDVSNLSLLHTLKTDRFMTGNTQGPANLQNIVAKNCITLTNFEFGNNQDLRKLDLENCPGLQNLSIGYMFSNLENINLSQCTGFKDIKVSNTKITSLDTKDCVALQSLNLYENSLLNSVNMTNNTNLEFLSLADLPLLAQVNTSDNINLSNVRVHRCPQIHQLDFSTSSHLESVVLSDMTNLASVNLRNGSIEEFVDLNNNNSNVSVCVDDAQLSDLQTMYPDITFTTNCGNSFLKIDTAKINTKQIRVFPNPVKDILQVSSDTPIKNIQLIDSQGRIILNRDVNRDIVKIDLSGYPTAVYFIKVTTDKKQVTEKIIKK; encoded by the coding sequence ATGAAAAAAATTTTTCTTACCTTATGTGTAAGCGGATGTTCTATCGCTTACGCTCAGCATCTTAATTTTTCTGATGCAAAATTTAAAGCTTTACTTCTAAGTTCCAATGCCACGAACCACATTGTACAGGACTTTAACGGAAACTCTATTGCTATAGACACGAACGGAGACGGAGAAATCCAGCTTTCAGAAGCACAGCAGGTGAAAGTTCTGACAATCAGAATGGATCCTGACCAGGCATACATTAATCCTGGCGGCAATACATCTGATCCTGCTAACATAAAAACAGCCTATTACAACAGCCACCTGCCGGACGGAATTTCAGATGCACAGCTTTTCCCCAATCTTGAAGAACTTTATTTCTGGAATACCAAAACGGCTAACATCAGCTTTAGCAATAATTCTACAATAAAAAAAGTACAAGGAAGACCTTTTTATTATGATTTATCACAAGGAGGCCAATATATAGCTTCTCCTATTAATCTGTCCTTTGATAACTGCCCGGGAATTCAGAACATTGCAGACGTTATCGCTTATCAGATTTCCGGTAATCCATGGTCTCCTGATGAAAATAGTTTAAGGATCAAAAACTGTCAGCAAATTAACGGTAATGCATTGATCAGTTCTGCTGAACTGAGGGAACTGTATATTGAAAATTCCAGTATTCAAACGATAACTTTTGATTCCTGTAAGTTTTTGGAGAAGATTACTGTTCCTCATCTGAATACACTCACAAAAATTGCGATCACAGGGGGATATTTTCCTTCCACTACAGCCAACTCTAACCAGAATATCGAACTGATTGCCAATAATTGTACCAACCTTCAGGAAGTCATTGCTGATACAGATCACTACGATTCAAACGGATCCTATTTCTCTGCGATAAACCTTAATGGCTGTTCATCTTTAAAGAAAATAAAAGGTCTAAACACTCCAACTGTTGATTTCAGTGCTGCAGGGTTGACCAATCTTGAAGAATTAGACTGCGCTTTCTATAACAGGTATGTATATTATACCACTTCAGGAGTCTATTTCGGAAATGTCAATACATTAAATCTTGCAGGGCTTCCCAAGCTTAAAGTTTTAAAAGCTTTCAATCAGAAAATAGCCAATAATGTAAATTTCAGTGCTGCACAAGCGCTGGAAAATATTGATGTCACCAATACCTGTGGATATATGAATACAGTGGATGTGAGTAACCTTTCACTTCTGCATACTTTAAAAACAGATCGTTTTATGACCGGCAATACACAGGGACCGGCAAATCTTCAAAATATTGTTGCTAAAAACTGTATCACACTCACCAATTTTGAATTTGGCAACAATCAGGATTTAAGAAAACTGGATCTGGAGAATTGCCCGGGACTGCAAAACTTATCCATCGGATATATGTTCTCCAATTTAGAAAATATCAACCTCAGCCAATGTACCGGTTTTAAAGATATTAAGGTAAGCAATACAAAAATAACATCTCTGGATACCAAAGACTGTGTGGCACTGCAATCCTTGAATCTCTATGAAAACAGCCTTCTCAATTCAGTCAATATGACAAACAATACCAATTTGGAATTTTTATCATTGGCAGATCTGCCATTGCTGGCTCAGGTGAATACTTCTGATAATATTAATCTAAGCAATGTACGTGTTCATAGGTGTCCTCAGATTCATCAGCTTGACTTTTCCACATCATCACATCTGGAATCTGTTGTATTATCGGATATGACTAATCTTGCTTCTGTTAATCTGAGAAACGGCTCCATAGAAGAGTTCGTTGATCTTAACAATAACAATTCGAATGTATCAGTTTGTGTGGATGATGCCCAGCTCAGCGATCTTCAGACCATGTATCCGGATATTACATTTACTACCAACTGCGGAAATTCTTTCCTGAAAATTGATACTGCAAAAATCAATACAAAACAGATCAGAGTTTTCCCTAATCCGGTGAAAGATATATTACAGGTAAGCTCTGATACTCCCATAAAGAACATACAGCTTATCGATTCCCAGGGAAGAATTATTCTCAACAGAGATGTTAACCGGGATATTGTAAAAATTGATCTTTCGGGCTATCCTACGGCTGTTTATTTTATAAAAGTGACAACCGATAAAAAACAGGTTACTGAAAAAATTATAAAAAAATAA
- a CDS encoding DUF72 domain-containing protein, which produces MKFGQVEDPSKIDFTLPQDHPRTKEILSQNKKGLENISIGCAKWNKTDLKGFYPKGTKDELTYYATQFNSIELNATFYGMPTPDQVKTWKEKTPENFKFFPKITNTVSHFRRLIDVTDPVTQFASAVINFDEKLGMAFLQLHDNFKPKDYDRLEKFVKEWPKEVPLAIELRNTEWFTDEEILNTTCELFEAHNITNIIVDTAGRRDMLHMRLTTPNAFIRYVGANAESDYERLDDWMKHLTKWKKEGLQNIYFFVHQNIEKASPLLSAYFIKKLNEDWKTDLHIPQMATENTGTLF; this is translated from the coding sequence ATGAAATTCGGACAAGTAGAAGACCCGTCAAAAATAGATTTCACCCTTCCTCAGGATCATCCCAGAACCAAAGAAATTTTAAGCCAGAATAAAAAAGGACTGGAAAATATCTCTATAGGATGTGCCAAATGGAATAAAACAGACCTTAAAGGTTTTTATCCCAAGGGAACGAAAGACGAACTGACCTATTACGCCACACAATTCAATTCTATTGAGCTGAATGCCACTTTCTACGGAATGCCTACCCCTGACCAGGTAAAAACATGGAAAGAGAAGACTCCGGAAAATTTTAAGTTTTTCCCTAAGATCACCAATACCGTTTCCCATTTCAGAAGACTGATTGATGTGACAGATCCTGTTACCCAGTTTGCTTCAGCAGTCATTAATTTTGATGAGAAATTAGGAATGGCCTTCCTTCAGCTTCATGATAATTTTAAACCTAAAGATTACGACAGATTAGAGAAATTTGTGAAAGAATGGCCCAAAGAAGTTCCTTTGGCGATAGAGCTCAGAAATACGGAATGGTTTACAGATGAAGAAATCCTCAATACAACCTGTGAACTTTTTGAAGCCCACAATATCACCAACATTATTGTAGATACTGCCGGAAGAAGAGATATGCTTCATATGCGCCTTACCACTCCCAATGCCTTTATCCGCTATGTAGGAGCCAATGCGGAAAGTGATTATGAAAGACTGGATGACTGGATGAAACATCTGACAAAATGGAAAAAGGAAGGTCTTCAGAATATCTACTTTTTTGTTCATCAGAATATAGAAAAGGCATCTCCCCTTCTGTCCGCATACTTTATCAAAAAGCTGAATGAGGATTGGAAAACTGATCTTCACATTCCACAAATGGCAACGGAAAATACGGGAACCCTGTTTTAA